Within the Medicago truncatula cultivar Jemalong A17 chromosome 4, MtrunA17r5.0-ANR, whole genome shotgun sequence genome, the region TCTTTACACTAGCTCTTGTTTACCCAATCAGTATCACTACACGTCTATTTCATCGAGTGTTTTGTTTGATATACGTGTGTATGCATGTACCCCATTTAGTAGATTCATTTTCATTGTTCAATTTCTTCTGCAGTGGTTTTCTATGAAGCGGCAGCATGCTGTTATAGTTATGGCTGATTACCTGTATTACTCAAAATTTCGGGCTTACTGCCAGGTAgagttatttttatatattgttgtcgttaaaacttaaaacaatTTCTCTCATAAAGGTTTGTTGACCATCTTTATTTCTGCCCTAAATTATCCTAGTCATCAAACTAAACAAGTTTATCATTTCATTTAATGAGGTTATATATGCTGGGCTTCTAATTATCTCTCTTTAGCATAGTATATGGATGTGCATTCTGTTACTTAAGCTTAAATGGATTGTTCTATCATTTCAGTCCAAGATGTTATTGAAACATGTTGTCTCTGTTGCTCTACGATTTTATagcttaaaaaaacaataatagtagTGTAGATGTAAACACATACAGGGAAATGCACAAACTACAAAGTGTGCCTCACAAAATTCTAAAAGAATAGCAAAATGGAAAACCAAGCGCATCATTATCTTAGATATCAGGTCGATGTTGCGTAGGACAATATAGTGTTTCTTATGTAGTTTGTGAAGTAGAGTTCCTTGCAACGATTCAGGACTTCTAATCCCATATATGATCTGCTCCctaaaatacaaaagaaattcCTTATTGTCCTCGGAGCTATAGAACTGATGTGCAAATGATCTATTGCTAGTCATCTTATGTGCCAGTTTTATGGCTTAGATGGTTAAGGTGATTAATTTTGTTGTGAtaattcagaattttttaatcCCTCAGATGAACTTCCATCCAAACTAGAAAAGCAACACCTTTTTGTCCGTAGAAAACGTAAAATGTATTTGCAAACTATCTATGATCAGTTATAGGTCCCTGAAGCTATGAAATATAAGTTCGACATTGATGTGAAATTTCTTAATACCACAGCCTGGTTTGGAGGGGAAGAATTGCATTGCTGACGAGCATTACTTGCCAACCTTCTTCCAGGTGAGAATTCAACTgcaatatatttatttcattttttacattaacattctTCAATTTCCAGTTAATCTAACTTATGCATTTGATTTTAGATTGTTGATCCTGGTGGAATTGCAAACTGGTCAGTAACCCATGTTGACTGGTCCGAAAGAAAATGGCATCCAAAGTCATATAGGGATCATGATGTTACATATGAGCTTTTGAAGAATATCACGGTATAGTTCTGTTAACATAAACTTTTATAATACTCAATATTCATTCCTTTTGGTTAGCAGCTAGgaaataaatgtcattttatttcatttcaccCCTTTCCATCAATAGAAACACAAGTCTGGGACCGGTACCACTGGAGTAGATTTAAATACTGGTTGGCAATACATGTACATTCGTAGATATTAGCAGAAGCGAATGCTATTCTTGTTTAAAGGAAAAATACAATTTTGCTTTATGGGACAGTTAGCGTGGGACTCTGGttaattttccatcttcacttttgatccctccttttaagtaaactcatatgtaaaattcatatttttgaataaaattttgcagaaaagtttatgatattataagaatctctcccaaaagaaattagaattttttaacaaaacaagaattaaatatgaatttttatatttttggtggttaaaaattcatatttaattcatattttgttaaaatattctaACTTTTTTGGGgagagatttttacaatattctacacatttcttcataatttcattaaaaaatacacgagttgacttaaaaatagggaccaaaagttgtgattgaaaattttatagggactaaaagttggaggaaaattttagagggactaaaacgaaaagttggtatatttatagggagggaccaaaaacatatttaacccttccttttttataataaaacacCAAATCCAACTTTTAGGAGAATTAAAAGAGACATCAAGTTGGGGAATCCCCTTTCTGTAGTAATATCATTATAGTTATTATTTCTGTAGAAAGTCAAGTTTATTGCAACTGTGCAAGTATCTGTCCACTCATCATtgccttttcattttttcttcaagTTATGTTTTGCGGATATTCACTGTAATTTTTATACTTGCAGTCCGTTGATGTTAGTGTACACGTCACCAGTGATGAGAAGGTATGCTATATGAGATACTTATCTGATTTGTTGAGAATGAATGAACTGGCTTGATGAATTACCTTGTGTTTCTACAGAAAGAAGTGCAAAGTTGGCCTTGCTTATGGAATGGGATTCAGAAGCCATGTTACCTATTTGCTAGGAAATTCACTCCTGAAACACTGGACAAGTTGTTGCATCTATTTTCCAATTATTCAACACCTTGGACTTGAATCCTCTTCGGCTAGTTTGATCGATTCTTTGGTCAGATAACTTGTTGCTTTTGGCCTCCATATTGGTTTCTCATATCACATGAGAGTTGTAAATTGCAGCATTGTTGAGGCTTGATCGCCTGCCGGCCACATATTTTGGGTGCAAGGTAAACTGGCATTGCTAGGGTGGCCTGAGACATTGACAGGAGGTTAACGATATAGGGTTGCTTCCTCGGGGATTGTTGGATGACTGAACTAATATTTTCCCTACCATTTTTGGTTATATAAGTTTTATCTTTAACATGGTAAATTTTGGGGGAATATTATCAGCTCATCTAATGCTTGTTGATCTTTGTAAAACTTGCTTAAGTTGAAAATATACAACGCCTTACTGTCTCTATTCAGAAGTTCCTTTCTCCATTCTTATGTTTACTTTTTTGATGTCATATATGTTGCTTATCTTTTGTCAGTGTTTTTCTATCCCTCCCTTGATGTCAGCctcgtgtgtgtgtgtgtgtgtgtgtgtgaattattaggataataataaaagtttgaAGACTGATAAAAAATGCAAGGTCTAATGACATATGGTAAACAAGATCACGACTGCGATTCATTTACCACATTTACTTCAGTTACAAGTAGGCATTTAGAAAAGAAAGGGTGCAATGAAGAAGGGTTTTTGGAGTCTGATATGAGCGTGAAAAGAGCAAACATGAACCAATGACAACTGCCAGCAAAACAACACCCTTCTTGCTTTTCAGGCAGCATGCCGGCAAGTCATCTTTGGCTCAAATCTACTCTCTACACTTTCATACAAGACACTTTCTTTCAtccataaaaacatttatattgaGATTTATATATAGGCTCCCATATTTCAGTTATTACTGCATGCACATTGCACATGCAACTGATCATTATTTATAGGTAGAGAAAGGGAACATAATGAATCCTACATACATCTCATCTCACAGTTCAACAACTTTATCATTTGATTCCCAAATTCTTTCAACCTATACGTGGCCCTACATTGCCATGCTATTTCTTATCCAAAACAAATCTTTGTTTCAGAATCAATTTACACTTTAGCTATTAGCTAGGAACACTAAGCATAAGTTGACTTAATCTATTTCATTCCACACAATTAGTTGATTGCATTAGTGTATCTCAACTGGCATTTGGACATGCGCAGTTGACTAAATCTAGATTTTCCAGTTAAGAATTTGATTCTAAATGAAATTAATCATAGAAATTTAagtaatgttatttgaacatctaaaaattgacatcatatccaacatcatataaaaatatattatttataactaCTGGTGTGATTGAAATAgatagaaaacaataataaaaaaaaacaaaattgtatcCATACCGTATAAAAATACGGACATCAAAAGTGGTCTCCACATTACATTTCTCTTAAATTCCTGCTAGGGATACAGAATTTAGAAAAGTAAAAAGGAAAGTATAATTAAAGCTGAAGAGAAATACGTGTTATATAATTCATAGATGTGATAATTGAACTATATTTATCGAAAATGTTGACTGTGTTATAGAAATGGTGCTaagaagaaagaataataaGAATATTGGTACGTTGTTACTGATGCAGTGTACTATCTGAATATGACACGTATGTTGCTAGGAACATATGATAGAAATGCCCATACTATTTTCTTGTACAGTacttaaaattcaaagtaaCCAATCAGAAACCAATAAAGAAGTCAAAATGTAATGAGAATCTGTTTTGAGATGAGTGAGAACAAATTTTGATTGAAGACATTGCCATATCAGAAGAATGGGGTAGGGATACCATTAATTGATTACTGTTTGTTTTATACTCTATTCTATTCCCACAATAACAAGTTAATGAATGAATCATCGGTTTTAAGTGTGAGTGTTAAGTTCCATATTGCAAATGTATAGATAAAATTTTGGATATACGATAGCGGTATTAGATGGAGATGTtgtatcttctttttttgtggTCCTGGGGCATTTTAACTCGTTGTTTCTCATGCAATCCTCGAACCTTATTAACCTAATGTTTTAGGATTTTGGATGGAGATGTAGCGTTTCCCTCTCTTGTGATCGTGTGGATCTGTTGTTGCTCCCGTGCCCTTGAACTTCCCAACAAATCAACACGAAGGTTTGGCAAGATATGAGCTGATGTTGACTATGCCATATTCATTGATAAGTGGGCAAACACTTCAACGTATCCTAACGGATCAAGTGGACAATAGTAATTAAACAGAGTTATGTACTCTCTCACTTCTCCAATTAGtgatctatttataaaaaaaaattatcccaaAATGAACTACTCATTCAATTTGCAATACAATATTAgttggtttttttcttcttctttcaattgtACTCATTCAAGTCATATCTTCCACTTTTTTACATTTCTTAGATGAACCATACAACTCTAACTCATTGCATAGAAAAGCACATCAACTACTTTTATGTAAtcaattgttatatttttgtgtgtttaCTGTTTATAAAACCTAATTTGCTACTATAAGAGCAAATAAGTTTATTTGATCAATTGGTCCTctaaataatttcaagttttcattttggtctcacaattaataaatcgtatgttttggtccctcaagTTTTTCTCCGTTTGTCAAATAAATCTCGACTGTTAACTTTAACTCcaaatgtctatggtggaccagCCTTAAAAGTGGTCCATCATAGACCTTCATAAATTTGTTAGTTTTAACCTTTAGATCTATTTATGATAAAAGGGACGGTTagattttcataaataatacatatatgaaatacctaaaatacccttaatgtcaaattaaaaatcacgttctttcctcttcttctccaaCGATGACCAACACaacatcttcttcctcttcatgGTGAACACAACAGAAACACAACACAATCcacaacaaaacaacatagcacaacccacaacaacaacaatttatctcttctccttcatcaccaaataacaaaaatccAGAAATTAACAAACTTAACATAAATCCATAAATTAAACTCAAAACTTGAACCCAGAATCACCTAATCCGATgtccaaaatgaaattatttgatCAAATAAGCCGAGCAAATAAGTCAActttggtttgatttgattccAAACAAGAAGAACGATTTTGGATAAGGAGCAGCATGGGAAAAAGTTCATAGCACGTGGGGTCAATGTGTATCTGTTTGCTAACAATATTTCAGGGAATTAATCACTCAATCATATTTGAACACGTGTCAAAAGTTAAGGATTCCAACCATTCACGATCCATCTCTGTTTTATTATAAATTGGCAACAATATGGTGCCCAAAATATATAATACATCATGCTATCTAGTGATGAAAGATGAAATGAAAGTATGGTTGAAGTTGAATTGCATTTTCACTCTGAAAGTGTCTGTTATGAAGGTAGAGAAAGTAGATTTGAGCCAGGATGGCCTGCCAGCATGCATTTATGGTGTTGCTAGCGGGACTTCCTGTCTCATATTTGCTCACTTTCCTCTTATATTGGACTTTTAACAGATCTTAATTAATTAAGTGCATCAAGTTTGAAGTAGAATGCATCAGTTCTTAAGTGGGAGAtagtttttttgaacaattggaaatcgaactcaatacAACATGCACATCAACCACTTACGCTGTGTCTGAGTGGCAACTTTAATTTGGTTTATTAGCCTTATTTACGtagagaatatatatatatatatatatatatatatatatatataacacataACTTTTTAGAtccttttgaaatttgaaatgtttttaTGGGAAaagttaacttgtgcccttaagacacatgttaagaattcCACAAATAGAAAGAAATTAGTTACTTAAAAATCATGTTAGAACACCATTAATGGTATAATCCAATGTATATGGTTTAATTGGGCTCCATCAAACCACCTCATTTTAAAACAAcgctaatttttatttttttttgcaattgtAGAACTCTTGAGAACTTACTACGggtttcacaatttttttttttttttatcttataagttttttgtttaaatCGTTGATGCGTACTCGAACTCAATTTTAAAGCTACAATTTTAGTTAAATTAGAAGAGACCATGTTATCTCATGTAAACCTCATTGACACTTACCTCATAGATTTATAATTCATTTACATCTTATTCCATTTTAACAAGtaaaaaaagcaacaacaaaagtgAATGAGTGTGAAGAACCATTACTTTcagaaattttcaatttttatggtGTTAAAGACTTgggaaaaaaaaacactagAGGAGCTCTTATATCCTTCTACATATTTTCCATTTTATACAAaggaaaatattttgatacattgaaatttaataatttcGAGTTTGTTATTATGATTAATAGttaatactattttttatagaaaaaataataatattctagTGGTTGAAATTTACCTCTAAAgtgaataaatgaaaaatcttaaattttaacttagtatgtgtgtgtgtatataatacaatttttgTCAAATGAGTTATGTTAGGACAAAAGACTATTGTTTTAAGCATTTACAATGAAATAGTTTCTCAAAGTATAAATTAAATGCTTACGAGAAGTTAAATAATTCAACCGAAAACCAATAATCTATTGGTCGAAAACAACAGTAACAAAATCATCATTGGATTATTTGGGTACCGAATCTTCCATCATCCGAAGCTTTGTTTAGTgcttgtttgattttgttttcacTAGAactgattttgattgaatttattGTGCTATAttaatttctattaaaaatGAGCTTTAAGTAAAATGATTTGTGcttgtaaaagtgagttgaattataaatttatgtgttagaatcaattttagaatCAAAAGCTATAAATAGTAACTTCAAGTAGAATCGTTTTAGTTTCCAAAAAAGAATTGAgtagttttctttctttttttattttgaaaaaaaagaattattatttatcatttacaATGTTAATGACTAAATCATATTTAGCAAAAGTAtcggaaaaataaaatatatttttttgaattttcacTACTCATAATAGTGAGTATTGATTATTACTACATCCGTCCCtgattataagacccttttgaaaaaaaattgtcctttgttatttccaactacattaattatttctttacatacatgtccctatttattatacatttttttcttcaattagcaATAAATATCATATgtaaaacataaactaacttcctcttttaaggataaaattgtaaaaataatagggATTACAAataactttaatacaaatatccactttcttatttcccgtgattttagcaaaatgatcttatatatagggacagAGGTACTCCCTCCCGACCCagtctttattataagaaaaatttgactttttaagttcattgtataagtgatgtatctagtctatatttataacaagatgcattaattattctatgaaccaaaaaagtcaattgtttcttataataaggaccggcaGGAGTAGTATTTagaataaaatgtaaaaaatttaatataattcttatgtcttataaataataaaatgatgttttttttttctaatgaaataacattttttaaaatataaaagtcgataaataactttttattgcaGAAAAACTatcgttattttattaatttaaaaaacaagtACACTAATATACTTTAATTTGAGAGTGTAACATAGAAACTCCCTAAATAAAGTTGCTTATATATTCATTACTGAGAGTAGaagtttattttcttatgatGATCTATTGAACCTTGTTGTTGATAAGTTGttaaattttgtttctattcctTTTCACTCTTTTATACCAATTTAACATTTGTATCCCTCATGGAATATAAGCTTATGCTTGCACTTATGCTGTTATGCATAAAGTTGCATTCAATTacttatatattatttgttaaaatattaacgtgtttgtgtttgtgtttgaatCAGTGGTTTATATAAGCTAATTAATTTTTACTAAGTTTTAACTTAAAGAACTGGTAATTTCCTTTAATTATTTCGTCCAgaacctttttgaaaattaataagtTCATATCAACCTGCTTTTCACGTCATATTATATGAATATTCTTAAACAAAGGAACAAACAAAATCAGCAAAAGTGGTTTCCCTTAAATAATAGTATTAATAAATTCAATGATTCAATTCTTTCATCTTGATTTTCATCAAAATTCTTGATAATCTTTTGACATTTCTCAAATTCTGATCCTTGTTTGAACCCCAAAAAATAGCAAGAACTCTTTGCAACTCCTATGCATCAAACAAAACCATCTTTGTTGTCATCAAAAGCCATCTTCACCTCCTCAAGTTTGGCTCATTCTCCTAAAACACTTCACAAACCTCCTTGAACTATACTTTTACTCAAGTTTCTCACTTACTGAGCTGCCAAAAAATTCCATATTTTCCATAAACATTTTGACTTCATTAAAGTCTAAAACCTTCTTCTCTCCCTTAACTTCTGAGCAACCAGAATAAATTTGGCGAAGAAGGAAAATCGGAAAACTTGAGAAGAACTTGTgaaatttgttgaaaaatgtTAAGCATAGAAAAAATGTTCAATTTTGGAGTCTGATATGAGAGTGAAAAGAGCAAACATGAACCAATGACAACTGCCAGCAAAACAACACCCTTCTTGCTTTTCAGGCAGCATGCCGGCAAGTCATCTTTGGCTCAAATCTACTCTCCACACTTTCATACAAGACACTTTCTTTCAtccataaaaacatttatattgaGATTTATATATAGGCTCCCATATTTCAGTTATTACTGCATGCACATTGCACATGCAACTGATCATTATTTATAGGTAGAGAAAGGGAACATAATGAATCCTACATACATCTCATCTCACAGTTCAACAACTTTATCATTTGATTCCCAAATTCTTTCAACCTATACGTGGCCCTACATTGCCATGCTATTTCTTATCCAAAACAAATCTTTGTTTCAGAATCAATTTACAGTTACACTTTAGCATTAGAACAAGCAAAAGTTGACTTAATCTTTCCTTCCACATGTATCTTAATTTGATTCTGAAATtaagcataaaataaaattcctgCCAGTGatag harbors:
- the LOC112420967 gene encoding uncharacterized protein, translated to FLCLTFFNKFHKFFSSFPIFLLRQIYSGCSEVKGEKKVLDFNEVKMFMENMEFFGSSVSEKLDSCYFLGFKQGSEFEKCQKIIKNFDENQDERIESLNLLILLFKGNHFC